In the genome of Pseudorasbora parva isolate DD20220531a chromosome 10, ASM2467924v1, whole genome shotgun sequence, one region contains:
- the pomca gene encoding proopiomelanocortin a, whose protein sequence is MVRGVRMLCPAWLLVLAVLCAGGSEVRAQCWENTRCRDLTTEESILDCIQLCRSDLTDESPVYPGESHLQPPSEPEQNEVLAPLSPVALATAVQMDPDSSTQHEHKRSYSMEHFRWGKPVGRKRRPIKVYTNGVEEESAETLPGEMRRELATNMVDYSQEENGLNQLKKDGSYKMKHFRWSSPPASKRYGGFMKSWDERSQKPLLTLFKNVINKEHQRKDQ, encoded by the exons GGATGTTGTGTCCTGCTTGGCTCTTGGTTCTGGCTGTACTGTGTGCGGGTGGCTCTGAAGTCAGAGCTCAGTGCTGGGAAAACACCCGATGCAGAGACCTCACCACTGAGGAGAGCATCTTG GATTGCATACAGCTATGCAGGTCTGATCTGACAGATGAAAGCCCCGTTTACCCTGGAGAAAGCCATTTGCAGCCTCCCTCTGAGCCGGAGCAAAATGAGGTCCTCGCACCACTGTCCCCAGTTGCCCTCGCAACTGCTGTGCAAATGGACCCAGATTCCAGCACGCAGCACGAGCACAAGCGCTCTTACTCCATGGAGCATTTCCGATGGGGAAAGCCGGTGGGCCGCAAGCGCCGGCCCATCAAGGTGTACACGAACGGCGTGGAGGAGGAATCCGCTGAGACTCTTCCAGGTGAGATGAGGCGCGAACTTGCAACCAACATGGTCGACTATTCCCAGGAGGAGAACGGTTTAAATCAGCTGAAGAAGGATGGGTCCTACAAAATGAAACACTTCCGCTGGAGCAGCCCGCCTGCTAGCAAGCGTTATGGAGGCTTCATGAAGTCCTGGGACGAGCGCAGTCAGAAACCCCTTCTCACGCTCTTCAAAAACGTCATAAACAAAGAGCATCAGAGGAAGGACCAGTGA